The Oncorhynchus tshawytscha isolate Ot180627B linkage group LG30, Otsh_v2.0, whole genome shotgun sequence genome includes a region encoding these proteins:
- the LOC112250290 gene encoding amyloid-beta A4 precursor protein-binding family B member 1-like isoform X1, whose amino-acid sequence MSLEKTSDLANENTCLPSSLTLDLRYPNSVQFDSDLSKKAKGTTTSSTKKRHNYATSTPLDLLNGTMGSNCIDEEESSQQREEERVRNQENEQGQHCTGTNAKWLKEGQNQLRKVAERQQDQNINSDQDLNHNESPDGNPNHNSLVMDQQEEDSEQNPSSKTLRSLCSDPNEPLLIDTSETPHGKEEEEKEDGDEEGSPLLPTGGERDTDSSEAQSSSESQRYDSGEVKDTCLLFQGRNAAPSDEDSSCMSLSQGSTANSTPDSDPESYWDRSAFETDTDLPAGWMRVRDESGTYYWHIPTGTTQWEPPSPLEEGEAPERPSSTSPAITPNVEPTLMWNSLTQSRPNRFNDEEFWKEEDAMADQTLKDFEGATLRYASINLNCSQSEEKEKMNSLINDPEAKVFAVRSLGWVEISEEEMAPGKSSVAVNNCIRQLSYHKHNLHDTAGIWGEGKDMLLVLENEILNLIDPLGQTLLHTQPIVSIRVWGVGRDNGRDFAYVARDKLTHVLKCHVFRCDTPAKNIATSMHDICSKIMAQRKSSKSSLNRLNTDPSKLADIPFQEFPAPKNELVQRFQVCYLGNVPVAKPVGKERFGMDLVNVALDTAMNSKVKEEWMSVTVNVASATLTIITAETEEVLSECRVRFLSFMGVGKDVHTFAFIMAEGPGDFICHMFWCEPNAASLSEAVQAACMLRYQKCLDARPPSTSSCLPGPPADSVARRVGSSVKKGVQSLLGSFKRSGSQTP is encoded by the exons ATGTCTTTGGAGAAGACCTCCGACCTGGCCAATGAGAACACATGCTTGCCATCCTCGCTGACCCTTGACCTCCGCTACCCAAATAGTGTTCAGTTTGATTCTGACCTGAGCAAGAAGGCCAAaggcaccaccacctcctccaccaagAAGCGCCACAACTATGCCACATCCACACCTTTGGACCTGCTGAATGGCACCATGGGTAGCAATTGCATCGATGAGGAAGAGTCcagtcaacagagagaggaggagagggtccgGAACCAGGAGAACGAGCAGGGACAGCACTGCACTGGGACCAATGCCAAGTGGCTCAAGGAGGGTCAGAATCAACTTCGCAAAGTGGCAGAGAGGCAGCAGGACCAGAATATAAATTCTGACCAGGATTTGAATCACAACGAGAGCCCAGATGGAAACCCCAACCATAACTCTTTAGTGATGGACCAGCAGGAGGAAGACAGTGAGCAGAACCCGTCTTCTAAGACCCTGAGGTCCCTCTGCTCTGACCCGAATGAGCCTCTGCTGATCGACACCTCAGAGACCCCTCATgggaaggaggaagaagagaaagaggacgGGGATGAGGAAGGGTCTCCACTACTTCCAacaggtggagagagggacacagactcGTCTGAGGCGCAGAGTAGCAGTGAGTCTCAGAGATATGACAGTGGAGAAGTGAAGGACACATGCCTGCTGTTTCAGGGCAGAAACGCAGCACCCAGTGATGAGGACTCCAGTTGCATGTCACTGTCTCAGGGCAGCACAGCCAACAGCACGCCAGACAGTGACCCAG AGTCTTACTGGGACCGCAGTGCGTTTGAGACGGACACAGACCTGCCTGCAGGGTGGATGCGGGTCAGAGACGAGTCGGGTACCTACTACTGGCACATCCCAACAGGCACCACACAGTGGGAGCCCCCCTCTCCCCTAGAGGAGGGAGAAGCCCCAGAAAGACCCTCCAGTACCTCCCCTGCCATCACACCCAACGTGGAGCCAACG tTGATGTGGAATAGTCTCACCCAGTCCCGCCCCAACAGATTTAATGACGAGGAGTTCTGGAAG GAGGAAGATGCCATGGCTGATCAGACCCTAAAGGATTTTGAAGGAGCCACATTGCGTTATGCCTCTATCAACCTCAA CTGCTCACAATCTGAAGAAAAGGAAAAGATGAACTCGCTCATCAATGACCCGGAGGCTAAG GTTTTTGCAGTCCGGTCTCTTGGCTGGGTGGAGATATCAGAGGAGGAGATGGCTCCAGGGAAAAGCAGTGTGGCTGTCAACAACTGCATCAGACAGCTCTCCTACCACAAACACAACCTGCACGACACGGCTGGGATCTGGGGAGAG GGAAAAGACATGCTCCTTGTTCTGGAGAATGAGATCTTGAACCTGATAGATCCGTTGGGCCAGACCTTGCTGCACACCCAGCCTATCGTCAGCATCCGAGTGTGGGGAGTGGGCCGGGACAACGGCAG GGACTTTGCCTACGTGGCGAGAGACAAACTGACTCATGTTCTGAAGTGCCATGTGTTCAGGTGTGACACACCTGCTAAGAACATTGCCACGAGCATGCATGACATCTGCTCTAAG ATAATGGCCCAGAGGAAGTCATCCAAATCCTCTCTGAACAGACTGAACACAGACCCCTCTAAACTGGCAGACATTCCTTTCCAGG AATTTCCTGCACCAAAGAATGAGCTAGTCCAGCGCTTCCAGGTATGTTACCTAGGTAACGTGCCTGTGGCCAAACCCGTAGGTAAGGAACGCTTTG GTATGGACCTAGTTAATGTTGCCCTCGACACAGCAATGAATTCCAAAGTCAAGGAAGAGTGGATGTCAGTTACTGTGAACGTGGCCTCAGCCACACTTACCATAATCACAGCTGAG ACAGAGGAGGTTCTGTCAGAGTGCCGGGTGCGGTTCCTGTCCTTCATGGGCGTGGGGAAGGACGTCCACACCTTTGCCTTCATCATGGCCGAGGGCCCCGGGGACTTCATCTGCCACATGTTCTGGTGTGAGCCCAACGCAGCCAGCCTCAGTGAGGCCGTGCAGGCCGCCTGCATG CTGCGCTACCAGAAGTGTCTGGACGCCAGGCCGCCCAGTACCAGCTCCTGCCTGCCAGGCCCGCCGGCTGACTCTGTGGCACGCCGTGTGGGCTCAAGTGTCAAGAAGGGAGTTCAGAGCCTGCTGGGCAGCTTCAAGAGGTCTGGGTCCCAGACGCCCTGA
- the LOC112250290 gene encoding amyloid-beta A4 precursor protein-binding family B member 1-like isoform X2, producing MSLEKTSDLANENTCLPSSLTLDLRYPNSVQFDSDLSKKAKGTTTSSTKKRHNYATSTPLDLLNGTMGSNCIDEEESSQQREEERVRNQENEQGQHCTGTNAKWLKEGQNQLRKVAERQQDQNINSDQDLNHNESPDGNPNHNSLVMDQQEEDSEQNPSSKTLRSLCSDPNEPLLIDTSETPHGKEEEEKEDGDEEGSPLLPTGGERDTDSSEAQSSSESQRYDSGEVKDTCLLFQGRNAAPSDEDSSCMSLSQGSTANSTPDSDPESYWDRSAFETDTDLPAGWMRVRDESGTYYWHIPTGTTQWEPPSPLEEGEAPERPSSTSPAITPNVEPTLMWNSLTQSRPNRFNDEEFWKEEDAMADQTLKDFEGATLRYASINLNCSQSEEKEKMNSLINDPEAKVFAVRSLGWVEISEEEMAPGKSSVAVNNCIRQLSYHKHNLHDTAGIWGEGKDMLLVLENEILNLIDPLGQTLLHTQPIVSIRVWGVGRDNGRDFAYVARDKLTHVLKCHVFRCDTPAKNIATSMHDICSKIMAQRKSSKSSLNRLNTDPSKLADIPFQEFPAPKNELVQRFQVCYLGNVPVAKPVGMDLVNVALDTAMNSKVKEEWMSVTVNVASATLTIITAETEEVLSECRVRFLSFMGVGKDVHTFAFIMAEGPGDFICHMFWCEPNAASLSEAVQAACMLRYQKCLDARPPSTSSCLPGPPADSVARRVGSSVKKGVQSLLGSFKRSGSQTP from the exons ATGTCTTTGGAGAAGACCTCCGACCTGGCCAATGAGAACACATGCTTGCCATCCTCGCTGACCCTTGACCTCCGCTACCCAAATAGTGTTCAGTTTGATTCTGACCTGAGCAAGAAGGCCAAaggcaccaccacctcctccaccaagAAGCGCCACAACTATGCCACATCCACACCTTTGGACCTGCTGAATGGCACCATGGGTAGCAATTGCATCGATGAGGAAGAGTCcagtcaacagagagaggaggagagggtccgGAACCAGGAGAACGAGCAGGGACAGCACTGCACTGGGACCAATGCCAAGTGGCTCAAGGAGGGTCAGAATCAACTTCGCAAAGTGGCAGAGAGGCAGCAGGACCAGAATATAAATTCTGACCAGGATTTGAATCACAACGAGAGCCCAGATGGAAACCCCAACCATAACTCTTTAGTGATGGACCAGCAGGAGGAAGACAGTGAGCAGAACCCGTCTTCTAAGACCCTGAGGTCCCTCTGCTCTGACCCGAATGAGCCTCTGCTGATCGACACCTCAGAGACCCCTCATgggaaggaggaagaagagaaagaggacgGGGATGAGGAAGGGTCTCCACTACTTCCAacaggtggagagagggacacagactcGTCTGAGGCGCAGAGTAGCAGTGAGTCTCAGAGATATGACAGTGGAGAAGTGAAGGACACATGCCTGCTGTTTCAGGGCAGAAACGCAGCACCCAGTGATGAGGACTCCAGTTGCATGTCACTGTCTCAGGGCAGCACAGCCAACAGCACGCCAGACAGTGACCCAG AGTCTTACTGGGACCGCAGTGCGTTTGAGACGGACACAGACCTGCCTGCAGGGTGGATGCGGGTCAGAGACGAGTCGGGTACCTACTACTGGCACATCCCAACAGGCACCACACAGTGGGAGCCCCCCTCTCCCCTAGAGGAGGGAGAAGCCCCAGAAAGACCCTCCAGTACCTCCCCTGCCATCACACCCAACGTGGAGCCAACG tTGATGTGGAATAGTCTCACCCAGTCCCGCCCCAACAGATTTAATGACGAGGAGTTCTGGAAG GAGGAAGATGCCATGGCTGATCAGACCCTAAAGGATTTTGAAGGAGCCACATTGCGTTATGCCTCTATCAACCTCAA CTGCTCACAATCTGAAGAAAAGGAAAAGATGAACTCGCTCATCAATGACCCGGAGGCTAAG GTTTTTGCAGTCCGGTCTCTTGGCTGGGTGGAGATATCAGAGGAGGAGATGGCTCCAGGGAAAAGCAGTGTGGCTGTCAACAACTGCATCAGACAGCTCTCCTACCACAAACACAACCTGCACGACACGGCTGGGATCTGGGGAGAG GGAAAAGACATGCTCCTTGTTCTGGAGAATGAGATCTTGAACCTGATAGATCCGTTGGGCCAGACCTTGCTGCACACCCAGCCTATCGTCAGCATCCGAGTGTGGGGAGTGGGCCGGGACAACGGCAG GGACTTTGCCTACGTGGCGAGAGACAAACTGACTCATGTTCTGAAGTGCCATGTGTTCAGGTGTGACACACCTGCTAAGAACATTGCCACGAGCATGCATGACATCTGCTCTAAG ATAATGGCCCAGAGGAAGTCATCCAAATCCTCTCTGAACAGACTGAACACAGACCCCTCTAAACTGGCAGACATTCCTTTCCAGG AATTTCCTGCACCAAAGAATGAGCTAGTCCAGCGCTTCCAGGTATGTTACCTAGGTAACGTGCCTGTGGCCAAACCCGTAG GTATGGACCTAGTTAATGTTGCCCTCGACACAGCAATGAATTCCAAAGTCAAGGAAGAGTGGATGTCAGTTACTGTGAACGTGGCCTCAGCCACACTTACCATAATCACAGCTGAG ACAGAGGAGGTTCTGTCAGAGTGCCGGGTGCGGTTCCTGTCCTTCATGGGCGTGGGGAAGGACGTCCACACCTTTGCCTTCATCATGGCCGAGGGCCCCGGGGACTTCATCTGCCACATGTTCTGGTGTGAGCCCAACGCAGCCAGCCTCAGTGAGGCCGTGCAGGCCGCCTGCATG CTGCGCTACCAGAAGTGTCTGGACGCCAGGCCGCCCAGTACCAGCTCCTGCCTGCCAGGCCCGCCGGCTGACTCTGTGGCACGCCGTGTGGGCTCAAGTGTCAAGAAGGGAGTTCAGAGCCTGCTGGGCAGCTTCAAGAGGTCTGGGTCCCAGACGCCCTGA